The DNA window TGCCGAAGTCACGGGCGGCCCGGTGCAGAACGCCACATTGGTGGAAACCGGCGACCATCAGATCGGTCTCGTCACGATGGGACCGGCCTACGAAGCCTGGACGGGCGAGAGCGAATTGGCTCCGGGCGTGGAGCACAAGAGCTTGCGCGCGCTCTTCCCCATGTACCAGACGCCCTTCCAGGGTGTGGCGCTCAAGTCCTCCGGCATCGATTCGGTCGACGACCTGGACGGCAAGCGCGTCTCCGTCGGGCCAGCGGGCGGCACGGCCGCCACCTATTGGCCGCGCTTCTTCGAGATCGTCGGCGTCAGCCCGGAGGTGAGCTATTCCGGCGCCAACGATGCGATCGGGCAGGTGAAGGATGGTCTCATCGATGCCTTCGCCTTTGCTGCCGGCGTGCCGATTGCCGCCTTTGCGCAGATCGCGGCCGAGAACGACGTCAACATCTTCGGCTTCACGCCGGAGCAGCAGAAGGCGATCCTGGATGCACGTCCGGAACTTGCCGCCTTCGAGGTGCCTGGCGG is part of the Chelativorans sp. AA-79 genome and encodes:
- a CDS encoding TAXI family TRAP transporter solute-binding subunit; the encoded protein is MRMLVLAALNAAALALAGPTLAQDREDWPSSLTIGTASQGGTYFIYGTGLAGMISSDLGINASAEVTGGPVQNATLVETGDHQIGLVTMGPAYEAWTGESELAPGVEHKSLRALFPMYQTPFQGVALKSSGIDSVDDLDGKRVSVGPAGGTAATYWPRFFEIVGVSPEVSYSGANDAIGQVKDGLIDAFAFAAGVPIAAFAQIAAENDVNIFGFTPEQQKAILDARPELAAFEVPGGLYEGFPDPQQTVAMWNFAVAHEDMPENLAYEITKLVMENNDRMKAIHASAAETVSENIDKNTFLPYHPGAVRYYEEKGVTIPDELKGQ